The Bradyrhizobium sp. B097 genome contains the following window.
GCTGGCGCGGCTCAATCCCGGCATGGTGTTCACGTATGTCAGCGGACGCAGCACCGATTCCACCGAGCAGGGCCCGCTGATGTGGGCGCGGGTGAAGGGCAAGACCGAGAACGACCTGCTCAAGCTGCCGTTCAAGGCCGCCTACATGTTCCGGCCCGCCGGTATCCAGCCGCTGCACGGGGTGCGTTCGAAGACCGGCTGGGTGCAGGCGATCTATGTCGCGACCTCGCCGCTGCTGTCGTTCCTGGTGCGCGTTGCCCCGAGCTACATGACGACATCGGAACAGCTCGGCCGCGCCATGCTCAAGGTCGCCCGCGACGGCTACCCGAGGCCGGTGCTGGAGAGCGAGGACATCAATAGCCTCTGACGGGCCACGGCAGGGCCGGTTCCCTCGATCCGGATTTCCTTCGGCCACGTGGTATCTCTGGGACGCCAAGGCGCTATAAGTATCGGCATGTCGCCGCCTGCTCCCCTGAAACTGATCGCCCTCGATGCCGATGACCTCGCGGTCATCTCCGCCCATGTGCAGGACGCCCGCGTCCAGCCCGCCGACATCGTCTGGCGCCAGGACGAGAAGCGCCTCGTGGTCGGCCTGAACCGGCTGGATTGGGAGCAGACCCTGGCCGGTGCCACCTCGTCGCGCCGGCTGATCGCCGCGCTCAGGTTCGACCGGGTGCTGGCATGCAAGTCGCGCAACATTGACCTGGAGGCGCCCGAGGCCACCCTGGAACTGCTCGGGATCGAATTCCACGCCTCCGACCCGCCGGGCGGCAGCGCGCTCCTGATGTTCGGCCAGGGCGGAGCGCTGCGGCTCGATGTCGAGTGCCTGGAGTGCGAATTGACCGATCTCGGGCCCGACGATCTCGGGGTGGGGCCGGGTTGATTCTTGGTCGTCCCCGCGAAAGCGGGGACCCATAACCACCGAAGCAAGTCATTGGGGCGGGATGCGTACCCCAACCCTCGGCAACCGCCATTTGTGGTTATGGGTCCCTGCTTTCGCAGGGACGACAGCAATTTCAACCTCCCTTGAAGGGTTGACGGCCATTATCCGCCGCGCCATTGAGCAGGGACCCGAATTCCTCTTCAGAAAGCCGCCATGCCCGTTCGCCTGGACCGACAGAGCGCAGATTTCGACCAGCGTTTCCGCGAATTCCTGGCGGCCAAGCGCGAGGTATCGGCCGATGTCGAGCGCGCCACCCGCGCCATCGTCGACGACGTGGCGGCCCGCGGCGATGCGGCGCTGCTCGAGGCGACCAAGAAGTTCGACCGCCTCGACATCGAGGCCGCCGGCCTGCGCATCACCGCCGCCGAGGTCGACGCCGCGGTTGCGGCCTGCGACGCCAAGACCGTCGAAGCGCTGACATTCGCGCGCGACCGGATCGAGACCTTTCACCGCCGCCAGCTGCCCAAGGACGAGCGTTTCACCGATGCTGCCGGCGTCGAGCTCGGCTGGCGCTGGAGCGCGGTCGATGCGGTCGGGCTTTACGTGCCCGGCGGCACGGCAGCCTATCCGTCCTCGGTGCTGATGAATGCGGTGCCGGCCCGGGTCGCCGGTGTGCCGCGGGTGGTGATGGTGGTGCCGGCGCCGGACGGCAAGCTCAACCCGCTGGTGCTCGCGGCCGCCCATCTCGGCGGCGTCTCCGAAATCTACCGCGTCGGCGGCGCCCAGGCGGTGGCCGCTTTGGCCTACGGCACGGCAACGATCGCGCCAGTGGCAAAAATCGTCGGCCCCGGCAACGCCTATGTCGCCGCGGCCAAGCGGCAGGTGTTCGGCAAGGTCGGCATCGACATGATCGCTGGCCCCTCCGAGGTGCTCGTGATCGCCGACGACACCGGCAATGCGGACTGGATCGCGGCCGATCTCCTGGCGCAGGCCGAGCACGACGTCAGCGCGCAGTCGATCCTGATCACCGACAGTGCGCGGCTCGCGGCCGATGTCGAGCGCGCGGTCGAGGCGCAGCTTGCGACGCTGCCGCGTGCAGCGATTGCGCGCGCCTCATGGGACGATTTTGGCGCCGTGATCATGGTGGCAAAGCTCGACGATGCGGTCGAGCTCGCCAATGCGATCGCGGCCGAGCATCTGGAGATCATGACCGCGGACGCCGAAGGCCTGTCGAAAAAGGTCCGCAACGCCGGGGCGATCTTCCTCGGGCCCCATACGCCCGAGGCGATCGGCGACTATGTCGGCGGCTCCAACCACGTGCTGCCGACCGCGCGCTCGGCGCGGTTCTCCTCGGGCCTCGGGGTGCTTGACTTCATGAAGCGAACCTCGATCCTGCGGTGCGGGCCGGATCAGCTTCGTGCGCTCGGTCCCGCCGCGATGACGCTCGGCCAGGCCGAGGGTCTCGACGCCCATTCACGTTCCGTCGGACTGCGCCTCAACCTCTCATGAACAAGCCACCAGACGACGAGGATTCCAACAATCGCATCGTCGCGGTGACGCTCGACGAGGAATCGATCGGCCGTTCCGGGCCCGACATCGAGCATGAGCGGGCAATCGCCATCTACGACCTGGTCGAGCAGAATCTGTTCGCTCCCGAAGGCGCAGCCGGGCCGGGGCCCTACACCCTGCATATCGCGATCACCGGCAACCGGCTGATGTTCGACATCAGGAAAGAGGACGGCGCGCCCGTGGTGGCGCATCTCTTGTCACTGACGCCGTTCCGCCGCGTCGTGAAGGACTACTTCATGATCTGCGACAGCTACTATCAGGCGATCCGTACCGCGACACCGGACAAGATCGAGGCGATCGACATGGGCCGCCGCGGCATTCATGACGAGGGCTCGCGCACGCTGCAGGAGCGGCTCAAGGGCAAGGTGCGCGTCGATTTCGAGACCGCGCGGCGGCTGTTCACGCTGATCACTGTGCTGCACTGGAAGGGTGAAGGCGCATGATCCCGATGATGATCGCCGCCTCGGCAGACGACGGGGGCGTACCCCGGTCGAAAAAAGCCTGATCGCATGGAAGCGCCGCGCGCGCGCTCCCCGCAGGCCGTGCTGTTCGCATGCGGGCACAACGCCGTGCGCTCGCCGATGGCCGAAAGCCTGCTGCAGCAGATGTTCCCGCAAGGCGTCTATGTCCGCTCCGCCGGCGTGAAGAAGGGCGAGCTCGATCCGTTCGCGGTCGCGGTGATGGCCGAGTTCGGCCAGGACATTTCCGGCCACAAGCCGCAGACCTTCGAGGAGCTCGAGGATTGGGAGGGGTTGAACTTCGACCTCATCATCACGCTGTCGCCCGAGGCGCACCACAAGGCGCTGGATCTGACCCGGACGCTCGCCGCCGCTGTCGAATACTGGCCGACCCCTGATCCGACCGGCACCAGCGGCAATCGCGAGCAGAAGCTCGCCGCCTATCGCGAGGTCTGCGACGGCCTGTTGCTGCGCATCCGCCGCCGCTTCACCAAGGCCGGCGTGGCGAACCTGTGAGGCTCCACGCAGGGACCCGCGTGTTCCGATTCGCAAGGTCCGCCGCTTGTCGCCAGACTGACAAACAGCTGTGCTTATGGGGCCTTGTCGCCCACGGGGAAGCGCGATTCGCGGCCGGTTCCAAGGTTGTGCATCGATGCCCCATCCGATAGGTTCCGCCCGCGTCCGTCCCCCCGATTCAGCCCAAAAGCCCGCATGCTAGGCCGTCCCAAATTCGTTCTTGCTTCCGGTTCGCCGCGGCGGCTGGCCCTGCTCAACCAGGCCGGCATCGAGCCCGACGCGCTGCGTCCAGCCGATGTCGACGAGACCCCGCGACGGGGCGAGTTGCCGCGCGCCTGCGCCAACCGCCTGGCGCGTGCGAAGGCGGACGCGGCGCTGAAGTCGGTGCAGCTCGACGACGATCTGCGCGGCTCCTTCATCATCTCCGCCGACACAGTGGTGGCGGTCGGCCGCCGCATTCTGCCGAAGGCCAATCTGGTCGACGAGGCCGCGCAGTGCCTGCGGCTGCTGTCGGGCCGCAACCACCGCGTCTACACCGCGATCTGCGTGGTGACGCCGCGCGAGGCGTTCCGCCAGCGCCTGGTCGAGACGCGCGTGCGCTTCAAGCGGCTCAGCGACGACGACATCCAGGCCTATATCGGCTCCGGCGAATGGCGCGGCAAAGCCGGCGGCTATGCCGTGCAGGGCATCGCCGGATCCTTCGTGGTCAAGATGGTCGGCTCCTACACCAACGTCGTCGGGCTGCCGCTCTACGAGACCGTGACTCTGCTCGGCGGCGAGGGCTTTCCGATCCGCCACGGCTGGCTCAACGCCGTCGCGGTGTGAGGTATCCACTTTCGTGCAGCGACGGCAGTCGATTGCCGGATGCGATAGCTCTTCCCAGGGGCGCGCTGCCAAAATATCGAAAACAACCCCATGCAAAGTAGCCGGCGAGTGCCGGCGTTCGGCGCGGCACCTTGACTCGTCGGGCAAATCAGCGGCATTCTTCCATTATCCAGAAATCGCGGAGACGCCCCTCGCTCCGAGGCTATCGCCGTTCACTTGTGGGCGAGGTCGCCGTCTCGGGCCACGAGGCCAAGCACCTGCGCGGCCGGCGAAGACGCATACGATTGCCCGATCCGCAAGCAGCGAGGGGGCGCAGCGGAACATGCGGCAGATGGTGTAAACTCCGTCCCAGCCATGACCGACCAAGCCCGAACACCCCCGGCCGCCCCGCGCGCCTGCCCGATCTGCGGCAAGCCTGCCCAGCAGGCCTTTCTCCCGTTCTGTTCGCCGCGCTGCCGCGACGTTGATCTCAACCGCTGGCTCAGCGGCCGCTATGTCGTCCCCGGTCGCGAGGACGACGTGGAGGACCCGGAATAGCCAAGATTTCCCAACAAGTTGGGGAAACAACGCCAGGCGGGCCCGCCGCGCCGAAGCCCTTGGCGAAGGCGGGTGGACACAGCGCCCCGACCTCTCTATAAACCGCCCGCTCGCTGCGGCCTTTTCGGGCCCGCGAGTATGCCCAGGTAGCTCAGTTGGTAGAGCATGCGACTGAAAATCGCAGTGTCGGTGGTTCGATCCCGCCCCTGGGCACCATTCCTGAACAGATTTACGAACCCGGCGCTTGGGTTGTCCCTCGGGTCCGAATGTGGACCGAATATTGTCGTTTGAGCCGACGATCCGGATCTTGTCCTCCGAAACGATGATCGCGTCTACAACACTCGCCAGGGAGGCCTTCCGCGCGGCGACGTCGCCCGAGGTGAGCTGCTCACGCATCAGGCGAGTGAACCGATCAATGGCGACCGGATCAATCTCGATCGGGGTCGCGCTGGATTTCTTGGGGCCTCGGCCGCCTTGTCCCTGCCTGCCCTCAGAGCAGGCACCCGCTCCCTTAGGGTCGGATCAATTCGCGCTCTCGTCCTTGTGGCGTCCCTGCTTGCAGGACTGAACACACTTGTAATAGGTGTAGATCTCGCGTGTCCGCGAGGTGCCGGTGGCCGTCGTCAGGGCGCGTGAGTTTTGGCAGTCGCAACGCACCAGGCCGCCCAACAGCGACGGCGCTGAGGTCAGACAGGTCCTCTGACCCTGGGCTGACGCGATGTCATGAGGGCCTGAACTTCATCGAAGACGGCACGGTCGATGATTGCCGGAATCTCATATTCGACGATTTCTGAGACGTCCTTGCGTTCGCCATCGCCCTTGCGGTTGAATTCGTTGAAGCGACGCACGCCCGTGTAGGCGACGCGAGTGAGGATTTCATGGATCGTGCCGGTGCCGAAGAGCGAGCCGTTCCTGGAGCGGTAGCCGTGCTGGTTCAGCCACATCGCATTTTCTTGATTCCGAGCGGGCCAAAATGCCGCTTCCTTGTTCGGGGCAGACTCTGAGGAGATGTCCTGCGCCCACGGCGCACAGAGCGACTGAGTGGTTCGCGGCGATCTAGTGTCAGTGCATTAGGCATCCACGGACCGCGATGTTCGCAGGCTGTAGCTTGCTAAAGTGGAATACGACGCCGCCTATCCTCAAGCCTTCACTGGTACGTTGAAGCCGGTCGGTACTTCATTTGATATCGATTGGTTCGTTTCAAATCGACTTTCGATAACGGCTGGGTAGAGGTCTCTTCGGTGGATAAGGCAAGGACATTTCCATCTCAAACAAGCAGCTCTCTCGGAGGGCAACGTTGGACGCCTGAGGAGGATGATCAACTCCTCGAGCTGGTGCGCCGCAAGCAAGAGTGGCCTGCTATTGCAACCACATTGAAGAGGACGTTCTCCAGCGTTCAGAATCGCTTTCGTTTCCTGAAGCACTCGCAAAGGCGTGCAGCGTCGATTGTTCTGGCCACGGCGACGAGAGCGGAGGATCCCGAGTCCGCCCCCGATTTGTCCTGCGGCGCTCTCGGTATCGCTGGACGCCGACATGTAGATTCCTTGTGGGAGGAAATTAGGCAGGAAGGAGTGCGGTCTAAACGACATGAGCCTTTAGTCCCGCACGATGAGGTTCGCGCGATGATTGGAGCTATTGTGAGAGAAGTTATGCTGTGTCGTCTCAACTCGGGGGGTGAGGCTTACGATCTCTCGCGGGCGCCCTCAGATTGGATGCGCCAGGAGCGAGAAAAAGTAGGTTGGTCTGGGTGCGGGCTGCTCCGAGGCTAGTGGATCTTTGCCAAAGCGAGGAATCAGCCGGTCAAACCTGACTACACAGTTCCCTTCCCTTGGGGGTAGTTGGGAGAACCGAAGCGGTTGCGCTGCGGCTTCGGCTTTTGCTTCTAATCGACAATAAAAGTCAAAAAAAATAATCATTATCAGTGCCTTACGGCGCATCCCGTTTGTAACGGGGCCGTGATCATTTCGCAACAGTGGCTTAAAAACAGCGCAAACGGCCCCAAACGCGAGCGGTCTTTTGTTGCGTGATCGGGGGCCTTCTGTCTCATATGGAACTGCGACGGAGGGGGGCATCCCAAGGTCGTCCCGTTTTAGGTGGTTCGCTTAAGTCCCTCGCGTTCATGCGGGTGTGTCCGAAGGCGCGAAGCGACTGAGCGGGGATTTAAGGGACAAAGGGAACCAACCTGAGGGTGTCTTACCCGGCGGATCCGGAACCTTCCCTGAGATAGAGCAACTTGGAGGTTTAACATGAAGATGGTTAAGAGCCTTATCCTCGGCTCGGCGGCGGCTCTCGCCGCGGTCGGCGGAGCTCAGGCGGCCGATCTTCCCGTCAAGGCCAAAGCGGTCGAGTACGTGAAGGTTTGCTCCCTGTATGGTCCCGGTTTCTACTACATCCCGGGCACCGATACCTGTATCAAGCTGGGTGGCTACCTGCGTATGGATGTTCTCGCGAACACCAACTCGGACAACACCGGCAACACCTCGGGTGCTGGCGGCGCACAGAACCGTTTCACCAACGGCTACACCTGGCGCTCTCGTGAAGACCTGAACATCGATACGCGCACGGCGACCGAATACGGTGTCGTCCGTACCTTCTTCGATGCGACGTTCTCGTGGACGTCGGACACCTACGCCGGACAGGGCACCGGCGCGACCGTTTACTCGCCGATCGGCACGGCTCAGGCTCCGAACAACGCCAACTCCGGCGCGGTTGCAGGCGGTACGGTCGGCGTCTACTACGCCTTCATCCAGTTCGCCGGCTTCACCATGGGTAAGGCGGTCTCGCAGTTCTCGGCTCCGTGGGCCAACTATCCGGGCAACAACTACGACGGTCTCGTCGGCGGCGGCGGTACGATCACTGGTGTGAACCAGTTCACCTACACCGCTCAGTTCGGCAACGGCGTGTCGCTGTCTCTGTCGGCTCAGGATCAGACCCAGTACTATCAGGCTGGTGTGGCCAATCTTGGCGCCCTCAGTCCTATTGGCGCCGCTATCGGCGCTACCGGTCCTTTCGGCGCGAGCGACTACGCTGGCACGGTTGCACCGGACTTCGTCGCGATGCTGCGCGTCGACCAAGCTTGGGGACTGTTCCAGGCGTCGTTCGCGGCGCATGACAACCACGCGGCCTACTACGGCGGCACTGAGTTGACCGGTCATCCGGACGACAAGTGGGGCTGGGCGGGTCAGTTGGCTCTGTCGATCAAGAACATCCCGACCGGACCTGGCGACACCATCAACATGCAGGGCGTGTATACGGACGGTGCGACCCGCTACAACATCCAGGACCTCGCCGGTAGCGCAGGTGCGAATACCATTTACGGTGGCACCAATCTGGCCGGCGCCTATCAGAGCGTAGCGTTCGGCATCGCGCCGGACTCGGTGTTCGCGACCGGAACACAACAGCAGTTGGTCAAGACGTGGGGCTTCCGCGGTGCATATGTGCACAACTGGAACCCGTACTGGAACACGTCGATCTACGGTGCCTATGCTGGTATTATGTACAACGACACGGCCAAGGTCCTGATCTGCGGTATTGGCGGCGTCGGTGGTTCGCTCCGGAGCGCACTTGCTCCCGCGGGCAGCGGAGCTGCTATCACGACCTGCAACCCCGACTACAACATTGCGCAGATCGGCACGCAGACCCAGTGGACCCCCGTCAAGAACCTGACCTTCTCGGCGGACTTCACCTACACCCATCTGGATCAGAAGGCCGCAGGTACAGTCGTGGCGCCCAGCACTCCGATTGGCAAGCCCGCAGCTTTGTACGAGCTGAAGGACCAGAATACGGTTCTCCTGATGCTCCGCGCTCAGCGCAACTGGTAATACCGGTTGGCCTGACTGCCATCTAATCGAGACCCCGGCGCCAAAACGCCGGGGTTTTGCTTTTGAGAGAACGATTGAGCGGCTCAAAATCCAGTTGAGGGTAAGACCGTTCAGCGGCCGCTTTCGCGACGACGGGGTGATCTGCGAGTCTGCCGGAGGGGCTGGATCGTTGGGCTTAGAATGCAAGCGCTCAGCTGATGCCCTGGCTTTGGATTAGATTAAATGTGCCAGAAGACCTCCGGCTTGAACCCGAGGTTTGGACCTAAATCGCCGGGGGGTTGTCCTTTTTTTGACGGAGCGCAATTGAGCGGCTCGAGATCACTTGAGGTAGGATTAGTAGACCTCGACGCTGACCTTGGGTCCACGGCCTATAGGGCGTGGACTCATTAGCACGCAGCCAAATTCGGATTGATGCGAGCTTGACGAACGCCAGATAGTTGGCGACGAGTTTGTCATATCGGGGTGCGACACGCCGACATTGCTTGATCTTGTTGAAGAACCGCGCGATCAAGTTCCGCGCGCGATACAGATACGGGCTGAAGCAGATCGGGTCTTTGCGATTTCGTTTTGGCGGAATGTTCGCCCATGCTGGCATAAGGGACATGGCCGGACTTGCGGCTGGCGCGGCCTCGTCGCGAATGACCCTTAGCCGACCTTGCGCCGATGCTGCCGGAGGCGCGGTGCGGGCTCGAAAACAAATTCGTAGAGCATGTCGTTTTGGCGGTCCGCCGTTCGACTGGGGGTCAGCGGAGCCACTTCGGTTGTGGCTGGAGCTCACAATGTGACTGATTAGCTATCAGATCAATGATCTTACGGGGTTGGCAATGACGATCTCGCATCGATTTATCGAGGCAAATGGCATTCGAATGCACTTGGCCGAAGCAGGGAGCGGCCCCGCCGTGCTTCTCTGCCATGGCTTTCCGGAGTGCTGGTATTCGTGGCGGCACCAATTGGAAGCGCTCGCTGCCGCCGGATATCGGGCCATCGCGCCCGACATGCGTGGTTACGGGCAGACGGACAAACCGGATGCGATCGATCAATACACTCTATTGCATTTGACCGGAGACATGGTCGGATTGCTCGACGCGATCGGTACGGATCAAGCAGTCGTTGTCGGACATGATTGGGGAGCGCCGGTCGCTTGGCGCTGTGCTCTGTTCAGACCGGATCGATTTAGGGCCGTCGTTGGCTTAAGCGTGCCGTTTCAGGTGCGTGGTCCCAACCGACCAAGCACCCTCATGCCGAGGACCGAAAAGCAGCGCTTCTATCAACTGTATTTCCAGACGCCGGGCGTTGCCGAGGCAGAACTCGAAAAGGACGTCCACAACGCAATCAAGACAACATTGTTTGCTCTATCCGGCGATGCGCCGGTTGAAGATCCTGCGTCGCTCACGATGCTTCCTATTGAGGGGGGGTGGCTTGATGGGAAGCCTACAACCCAATCATTGCCGACGTGGCTCACGGACAATGACATCGAATTTTACGTTGATGAGTTCAAGCGCACCGGCTTTGGAGGAGGTTTGAATTGGTATCGCAACATTGATCGGAACTGGGAACTGCTCGCACCATGGTCTGGCGCAAAGGTTCAGGTCCCGGCACTCTATATCGTTGGCGACCGAGACGGGGTTTACAGATCGCCGAGTTGGAGCCATCTCGTCCCTAGCCTGAAACAGTTCGTGCCCTTGCTTCGCGAGACAATAGTCTTGAAAGGTTGCGGTCATTGGACTCAGCAAGAGCGCGCCAAAGACGTAAACAATGCGCTCCTGGAATTCCTGAAACAGAACTGATGCACTGAGTCCGCTCATGGCCCATCGCGTCATTTCGCTGCGATGCAGAAGTTGATCGCTACCGGGGGATAGCGGACTCTCGCGAGCCGTCAGCTCGGCCGATTTATGGGTTCACGGCTAGCGAAGATTAATCGCGATCCCGCCCAGGCCTAGCGAAGCTTCGAAGCCCCCTTGAACTCCGCGCAATTCCAGGATGACGCCTCGCGCATTCTGTAGCCGCGCGACCTTGACGCCGCCCACAACTGCGATACCTGCGCCGGCTATGATTTGACCAAGTTGGCTGTAGCGGGGGACGATGCCCACGATCGGGCCTTTGAGCAGGTGACGTCCGTAGTGGGGATGATGCGGGAGCGGATGGCTCAAGGACAGGTACTCACCGATCAGCGAGCGCCTGCTAATCCGCTCGAGCGACTCGCACAATAGTCGACGCTGAGCGCCGCGGCGATGGCCAGTCCCGAGACAAACGCGCGGCGGTTCATGCTGGACCCGGTCGGTCGTGACGGGCCCACGGTAGCGCAGCCGGCGCGAGGCGGCCACGGAAATGGCGGTGCGATCAGGCCGCCTGTTTCGGCGTCCAGACGCCTGCCGGCACCGGTTCGGCCGGCAACAGACTGGCGCCGGCGGCGCCCGCGATCGACATCGTGATCTCGTGGATGTCCTGCACCGACCGCTGCATCGAGAAGCGCGGATAGAGCTCGCGCATCGTCGTGGCGGTCGCCGCCTGCGCCGCGGCCGGATCGGCCAGCACGGCCTCGACGGCGGCGGCGATGCTGGTCGTATCCTGGTTGAAGGTGAAGCGGGCGAGATACGGCATCTCCGCAGCCGAGAAGCGGTTGGCGTCGAACACCGGCACGGTGCCGGCGCCGAGCGCGAAGAACACCCGGTCGTGCAGCGACAGGTCGATATTGGGATTGAGCGAGACCGCGGCGAGATAGCTGCCGAGGCCTTCGCGCATCGCATCGAAGGTCATCGCGCCGAGCACGCGGGCCGGGCGTCCGCTGACGTCGAGATCGCTCCAGCCGCCGCCGATGAAATCGACCGGATAGTCGGCGAGCACCGCGCCCACCTCGCGCGTGCGCACCCCTCTGGTGTAGTTATCGAGCCGGGTCAGGATCACGTTGAACAGGTCGCCGCCCGGCTTCAGATAGACGAGATGCCGCTCGGCGACATCGACGATGATTTTTGGAAACGCGCCGCAGGTCTTGCCGCGCGCCTCGGCGATCGCATCGAACAGCAGCGCGAACAGCTTTGGCGGCATCGTCTTGCGCCAGCCGCGCTCGAGCGCCAGCGGATTCCAGCCGGACTTGGCGAAGATCAGCCGGCCGTTGCGCTGCTCGGGCGGCAGGCCGCCGAAGAAGCCGGGATCGGGGATGCCCATATGGGTCGCGAACACGGCGCCGTTGGCACCCAGATGATCGCGGTTGAACGCGGCGTGGTCCGGGAACACGTAGCCATGCGCGGCATAGCGGCTCTCGAGTCCGTGCCGCTTGGCAAAATAGCAGGGGTGATCGCAGAACCAGGTGAAGACGGGGATCTGGGCGACGTCCCAGAACAGCCTGCCGTCCTTGGTGTGGATATCGAGCCCGATGCCGGAGAAGCCGAGCGCCATCGTCTCGGTCTTCCGCGGCAAGAGCGCATTGAGCCGGGCCGAGAAATCCGGCGCCAGCAGGTCGAGCATCTTGA
Protein-coding sequences here:
- a CDS encoding porin, which encodes MKMVKSLILGSAAALAAVGGAQAADLPVKAKAVEYVKVCSLYGPGFYYIPGTDTCIKLGGYLRMDVLANTNSDNTGNTSGAGGAQNRFTNGYTWRSREDLNIDTRTATEYGVVRTFFDATFSWTSDTYAGQGTGATVYSPIGTAQAPNNANSGAVAGGTVGVYYAFIQFAGFTMGKAVSQFSAPWANYPGNNYDGLVGGGGTITGVNQFTYTAQFGNGVSLSLSAQDQTQYYQAGVANLGALSPIGAAIGATGPFGASDYAGTVAPDFVAMLRVDQAWGLFQASFAAHDNHAAYYGGTELTGHPDDKWGWAGQLALSIKNIPTGPGDTINMQGVYTDGATRYNIQDLAGSAGANTIYGGTNLAGAYQSVAFGIAPDSVFATGTQQQLVKTWGFRGAYVHNWNPYWNTSIYGAYAGIMYNDTAKVLICGIGGVGGSLRSALAPAGSGAAITTCNPDYNIAQIGTQTQWTPVKNLTFSADFTYTHLDQKAAGTVVAPSTPIGKPAALYELKDQNTVLLMLRAQRNW
- a CDS encoding DUF2948 family protein; its protein translation is MSPPAPLKLIALDADDLAVISAHVQDARVQPADIVWRQDEKRLVVGLNRLDWEQTLAGATSSRRLIAALRFDRVLACKSRNIDLEAPEATLELLGIEFHASDPPGGSALLMFGQGGALRLDVECLECELTDLGPDDLGVGPG
- the hisD gene encoding histidinol dehydrogenase, with translation MPVRLDRQSADFDQRFREFLAAKREVSADVERATRAIVDDVAARGDAALLEATKKFDRLDIEAAGLRITAAEVDAAVAACDAKTVEALTFARDRIETFHRRQLPKDERFTDAAGVELGWRWSAVDAVGLYVPGGTAAYPSSVLMNAVPARVAGVPRVVMVVPAPDGKLNPLVLAAAHLGGVSEIYRVGGAQAVAALAYGTATIAPVAKIVGPGNAYVAAAKRQVFGKVGIDMIAGPSEVLVIADDTGNADWIAADLLAQAEHDVSAQSILITDSARLAADVERAVEAQLATLPRAAIARASWDDFGAVIMVAKLDDAVELANAIAAEHLEIMTADAEGLSKKVRNAGAIFLGPHTPEAIGDYVGGSNHVLPTARSARFSSGLGVLDFMKRTSILRCGPDQLRALGPAAMTLGQAEGLDAHSRSVGLRLNLS
- a CDS encoding UPF0262 family protein; its protein translation is MNKPPDDEDSNNRIVAVTLDEESIGRSGPDIEHERAIAIYDLVEQNLFAPEGAAGPGPYTLHIAITGNRLMFDIRKEDGAPVVAHLLSLTPFRRVVKDYFMICDSYYQAIRTATPDKIEAIDMGRRGIHDEGSRTLQERLKGKVRVDFETARRLFTLITVLHWKGEGA
- a CDS encoding Maf-like protein, with the protein product MLGRPKFVLASGSPRRLALLNQAGIEPDALRPADVDETPRRGELPRACANRLARAKADAALKSVQLDDDLRGSFIISADTVVAVGRRILPKANLVDEAAQCLRLLSGRNHRVYTAICVVTPREAFRQRLVETRVRFKRLSDDDIQAYIGSGEWRGKAGGYAVQGIAGSFVVKMVGSYTNVVGLPLYETVTLLGGEGFPIRHGWLNAVAV
- a CDS encoding recombinase family protein, coding for MWLNQHGYRSRNGSLFGTGTIHEILTRVAYTGVRRFNEFNRKGDGERKDVSEIVEYEIPAIIDRAVFDEVQALMTSRQPRVRGPV
- a CDS encoding epimerase, translated to MKVILFGATGMVGQGVLRECLLDPGVERVLAVGRSPTGQRDPKLVELICDNFVDYSAIEPQLVGYDACFFCLGVSSIGMDEARYRHLTYDITLAAATTLARLNPGMVFTYVSGRSTDSTEQGPLMWARVKGKTENDLLKLPFKAAYMFRPAGIQPLHGVRSKTGWVQAIYVATSPLLSFLVRVAPSYMTTSEQLGRAMLKVARDGYPRPVLESEDINSL
- a CDS encoding alpha/beta hydrolase codes for the protein MTISHRFIEANGIRMHLAEAGSGPAVLLCHGFPECWYSWRHQLEALAAAGYRAIAPDMRGYGQTDKPDAIDQYTLLHLTGDMVGLLDAIGTDQAVVVGHDWGAPVAWRCALFRPDRFRAVVGLSVPFQVRGPNRPSTLMPRTEKQRFYQLYFQTPGVAEAELEKDVHNAIKTTLFALSGDAPVEDPASLTMLPIEGGWLDGKPTTQSLPTWLTDNDIEFYVDEFKRTGFGGGLNWYRNIDRNWELLAPWSGAKVQVPALYIVGDRDGVYRSPSWSHLVPSLKQFVPLLRETIVLKGCGHWTQQERAKDVNNALLEFLKQN
- a CDS encoding low molecular weight phosphatase family protein, with protein sequence MEAPRARSPQAVLFACGHNAVRSPMAESLLQQMFPQGVYVRSAGVKKGELDPFAVAVMAEFGQDISGHKPQTFEELEDWEGLNFDLIITLSPEAHHKALDLTRTLAAAVEYWPTPDPTGTSGNREQKLAAYREVCDGLLLRIRRRFTKAGVANL
- the yacG gene encoding DNA gyrase inhibitor YacG; translation: MTDQARTPPAAPRACPICGKPAQQAFLPFCSPRCRDVDLNRWLSGRYVVPGREDDVEDPE